In Gammaproteobacteria bacterium (ex Lamellibrachia satsuma), a single genomic region encodes these proteins:
- a CDS encoding EAL domain-containing protein, with translation MSQLAGEQDLSLGKLAEELRVSRQSLHSWLNGGNISAAKLNRLAQYFHVNKRWLAEGEGAPTGENIGQGIYGAQARELIQDVVNSEARLSLAVKAAGLIIWEYDLYSGELLWGEEICQYCDTPFSEAYPNMDALVEALAKPDRAGFRELVERLLSGEQKGYTELPLNFSSETGIFGIWVASRFDNMGRPNGVIGALQDITERKQTEFALLESEARYSDLVEVSSDSICEVGPDARYTYVSSKIEELLGYSPEEVIGKTPFELMPEGEAERMATVFDAIVEAGKPFKRLEYVNRHKSGRLMVLETSGIPKFDRDGGYLGYRGIVRDITDRKQMEESLRASEQNFRQLTEHIREVFWLVTPDWQKIIYVSPAYEEVWGRSCESLYQTPLSWLDAIHPDDLGRVSDYITEKSQGDLTDIEFPEYRVVLPDRSVRWIKAMGYPVRNAAGEIYRIAGMAEDITERKQDEDEFRLAASVFDNASEGILITDVDSRILRVNRAFSGMTGYSSQDAVGKKAGLLRSQHHEDAFYQRLWATLTAKGHWSGEIWNRRKDGEVFPAWQNISAVHDQQGKVTQYIGIFSDISEQKLSEERISRLAHFDVLTDLPNRLLFNTLCEHALQQAQREGHQVAVLCLDLDHFKHINDAFGHPAGDKVLWEVGARVRSILREEDTVAHLGGDEFAVILERVPDTGAAAVAAEKILSAFKQSIRIGSQALQTSVSLGISVFPEDGNDVSTLLKHADTAMYRSKSQERGTFSFYRKEMTAVAYERVKLEAGLREALEQEQFRVYYQPKYSPVEGKIVGAEALVRWLHPEEGIISPLRFIPIAEESGLIIPIGEWVLRTACAQAAQWRRSGLAMEHIAVNVAGPQMMRENIVATVEGILAETGLESGALEIEVTETFIMQQAKKTIGSLERLRLMGVSLAIDDFGTGYSSLAYLKQLPIDRLKIDRSFVKDILDDQENRAITTAVISLGHSLGLKITAEGIENEEQARFLYALRCDEGQGYLYSPPVPADEFEVLLRGQ, from the coding sequence TTGTCCCAACTTGCCGGAGAACAGGATCTTTCTCTCGGCAAACTGGCGGAAGAGTTGAGGGTCTCACGGCAATCGCTGCATAGTTGGCTCAACGGCGGAAATATATCAGCGGCCAAACTCAATCGTCTGGCACAGTATTTTCACGTGAACAAACGATGGCTGGCCGAGGGGGAAGGGGCGCCCACCGGTGAAAATATCGGGCAGGGGATTTATGGGGCACAGGCCAGGGAGCTGATTCAGGATGTGGTCAACAGTGAGGCCCGCTTGAGTCTGGCGGTCAAGGCTGCAGGGCTGATAATCTGGGAATACGATCTTTACTCAGGCGAGTTGCTTTGGGGTGAGGAAATCTGCCAGTACTGTGATACGCCGTTTTCAGAGGCCTACCCAAACATGGATGCCTTGGTTGAGGCCCTCGCAAAGCCAGATCGGGCTGGATTCCGTGAGCTGGTCGAAAGATTGCTGTCCGGTGAACAAAAAGGATACACAGAACTCCCTCTAAATTTCTCCAGTGAAACCGGTATTTTTGGGATTTGGGTTGCCAGTCGTTTCGATAACATGGGGAGACCGAACGGAGTCATCGGCGCGCTCCAGGACATCACCGAGCGTAAGCAAACCGAGTTTGCCCTGCTGGAAAGTGAAGCGCGATACAGTGATCTGGTGGAGGTAAGCAGTGACAGTATTTGTGAAGTGGGGCCAGATGCACGATATACCTATGTGAGCTCAAAAATCGAGGAGCTGCTCGGTTACTCACCCGAGGAGGTAATTGGCAAGACGCCATTTGAATTGATGCCAGAGGGTGAAGCGGAAAGAATGGCGACCGTATTCGATGCAATCGTGGAGGCGGGCAAGCCGTTTAAAAGACTCGAATATGTCAACCGACACAAATCGGGGCGGCTGATGGTTCTTGAGACCAGCGGCATTCCAAAGTTCGACAGAGATGGGGGCTATCTGGGTTATCGGGGAATCGTTCGTGATATTACCGATCGTAAGCAGATGGAAGAGAGTCTGCGCGCCAGTGAACAGAATTTCAGGCAGCTTACTGAGCATATCCGTGAGGTCTTCTGGCTTGTGACTCCCGATTGGCAGAAGATCATCTATGTCAGTCCCGCCTATGAAGAGGTATGGGGCCGTTCATGTGAATCGCTCTATCAGACGCCACTCTCCTGGCTGGACGCAATTCATCCAGATGACCTAGGCAGGGTCTCGGATTACATCACCGAGAAGAGCCAGGGTGATCTGACAGATATCGAATTTCCAGAATATCGCGTCGTACTTCCGGATCGTTCGGTGCGTTGGATCAAAGCTATGGGCTACCCTGTCCGCAATGCCGCAGGGGAAATCTATCGCATTGCCGGTATGGCGGAGGATATTACTGAACGCAAGCAGGACGAGGATGAATTTCGTTTGGCTGCCAGCGTGTTTGACAACGCTTCCGAAGGTATCTTGATTACAGACGTCGATAGCAGGATTCTGCGTGTCAACCGGGCTTTTTCCGGGATGACCGGGTATTCGTCGCAAGATGCAGTTGGTAAAAAAGCAGGGCTCCTGCGCTCCCAGCACCACGAGGATGCCTTCTACCAGAGATTATGGGCAACGCTTACCGCAAAGGGTCACTGGAGCGGCGAGATATGGAACCGGCGCAAGGATGGGGAGGTTTTTCCAGCTTGGCAGAACATTTCCGCCGTTCATGACCAACAGGGGAAAGTTACGCAATATATTGGTATCTTTTCCGATATTTCAGAACAGAAACTCTCTGAGGAAAGGATCTCCCGGCTGGCCCATTTTGATGTACTTACCGATCTGCCCAACCGGCTGTTGTTCAACACGCTCTGTGAGCACGCGCTGCAACAGGCACAGCGTGAAGGCCATCAGGTGGCGGTGCTGTGTCTCGACCTTGACCACTTCAAGCACATTAATGATGCGTTCGGGCATCCGGCCGGTGACAAAGTGCTATGGGAAGTTGGTGCACGCGTTAGATCGATCCTCAGGGAGGAGGATACGGTTGCGCACTTGGGGGGCGACGAATTTGCGGTCATCCTGGAAAGAGTTCCCGATACCGGAGCAGCGGCAGTAGCGGCTGAGAAGATATTGTCGGCGTTCAAGCAGTCCATCCGCATTGGAAGCCAAGCGCTGCAAACGAGTGTGAGTCTGGGGATCAGTGTATTTCCGGAGGACGGGAACGATGTATCGACACTGCTCAAGCATGCAGACACAGCGATGTATCGATCCAAGTCGCAAGAGCGTGGCACGTTCAGTTTCTATCGTAAGGAGATGACAGCAGTCGCATACGAGCGAGTGAAACTCGAGGCGGGCTTGAGAGAGGCGCTCGAACAAGAGCAGTTCAGAGTCTATTACCAACCCAAATACTCTCCAGTGGAGGGAAAAATCGTTGGAGCAGAGGCACTCGTCCGCTGGCTTCATCCCGAAGAGGGTATTATCTCACCCTTACGCTTTATTCCCATTGCGGAAGAGAGCGGCCTGATCATCCCCATTGGTGAATGGGTGCTAAGAACCGCCTGCGCCCAGGCTGCGCAATGGCGGCGAAGTGGACTTGCCATGGAGCACATCGCAGTCAATGTGGCAGGTCCTCAAATGATGCGCGAAAATATCGTTGCCACCGTCGAGGGAATCCTGGCCGAAACCGGTCTTGAATCCGGAGCGCTGGAGATTGAAGTTACCGAAACCTTCATCATGCAGCAGGCCAAAAAGACTATCGGGTCTCTTGAACGGCTGCGTTTAATGGGGGTCAGCTTGGCGATTGATGATTTCGGTACAGGTTATTCATCACTGGCCTACTTGAAGCAACTGCCGATAGATCGTCTAAAAATCGATCGATCGTTTGTGAAAGACATATTGGATGATCAGGAGAACCGCGCGATTACGACGGCTGTGATCTCGCTTGGCCACAGTCTGGGTCTTAAAATTACCGCCGAGGGTATAGAGAATGAGGAGCAGGCACGGTTTCTCTATGCGCTTCGGTGTGATGAGGGGCAAGGATACCTCTACAGTCCACCTGTTCCGGCGGATGAGTTCGAGGTACTTTTAAGAGGGCAGTGA
- a CDS encoding metallophosphoesterase family protein, producing the protein MNTKIGIISDPHATPGPVKEALSIFRQEGVEHVLCAGDIAGYGEAVDETVELLMANGCACVTGNHEAWYLDRAADKEDSSTYRYLSGLPASLEMVVMGRGLYMVHASPPDSFMDGIRLLDEYGEPIDEQRAYWTGRLQGFTHDVLVVGHTHQVFAERLGDTLVINPGSTLCNHSCAVVSFPKLQVEWFALSGQTLLKSWNWGMNQFSQG; encoded by the coding sequence TTGAACACTAAGATAGGCATCATCAGCGATCCTCATGCCACGCCAGGGCCAGTTAAAGAGGCGCTGTCTATATTCCGGCAAGAGGGGGTGGAGCATGTCCTCTGCGCTGGCGATATCGCCGGTTATGGTGAGGCGGTGGACGAGACTGTTGAGCTGTTGATGGCGAATGGCTGTGCATGCGTTACAGGCAACCATGAAGCCTGGTATCTCGATCGTGCGGCAGATAAAGAGGATTCATCCACTTATCGCTATCTGAGCGGTCTGCCTGCCTCGTTGGAGATGGTGGTAATGGGCAGGGGATTGTACATGGTGCATGCCAGCCCACCGGATTCTTTCATGGATGGGATCAGGTTGCTGGATGAATACGGTGAACCAATTGACGAGCAGCGGGCTTACTGGACTGGCCGTTTGCAGGGATTTACACACGATGTGTTGGTGGTCGGCCATACTCATCAGGTGTTTGCCGAGCGGCTGGGCGACACCCTGGTGATCAACCCCGGCAGTACTCTGTGTAATCATAGCTGTGCTGTTGTAAGTTTTCCCAAGCTGCAGGTCGAGTGGTTTGCCTTGTCCGGCCAGACCCTGCTGAAGTCATGGAACTGGGGGATGAATCAGTTCAGTCAGGGATAA
- a CDS encoding TMEM165/GDT1 family protein: MIPPESFSAALSSFTLIALAEIGDKSQLVCMTLATRHRHWPVLLGATLAFLVLNTLAVLFGAGVAAWLPERILAGVVAVMFGVFGIHTLLHKDEDESKKVEEKPGHGIFYTTLLLILVAEFGDKTQIAVAGLAGSMAPWPVWLGATAALILVTALGVWAGRTLLQRVPLLWLQRLSGGLFMMFALMAAWRALV; encoded by the coding sequence ATGATCCCTCCTGAATCGTTTTCTGCTGCCTTATCGTCGTTTACCCTCATCGCCTTGGCGGAGATCGGAGATAAGAGTCAGCTAGTGTGTATGACTTTGGCAACACGCCACCGCCATTGGCCCGTACTGCTCGGTGCTACGTTGGCATTTCTCGTATTGAATACACTCGCGGTTTTGTTCGGCGCAGGTGTTGCAGCATGGCTTCCTGAGCGCATTCTTGCTGGCGTTGTAGCGGTGATGTTCGGTGTCTTCGGTATTCACACCCTTCTTCACAAGGATGAGGATGAGTCGAAAAAGGTGGAGGAAAAACCAGGCCACGGCATTTTCTACACAACTCTGCTTTTGATCCTGGTGGCGGAATTTGGTGACAAGACCCAGATCGCGGTGGCAGGCTTGGCTGGCAGTATGGCACCTTGGCCTGTGTGGCTGGGGGCAACAGCTGCCCTGATATTGGTTACAGCACTTGGGGTCTGGGCAGGACGTACGCTGTTGCAACGCGTGCCGCTTCTTTGGCTGCAGCGGCTAAGTGGTGGATTATTCATGATGTTCGCTTTGATGGCTGCATGGCGAGCACTAGTCTGA
- a CDS encoding Arc family DNA-binding protein — MSKEIQKTALRLPKALHTKLLKATEGSGRSMKREIIARLSESFEQKSDEPEFTDALDAVKMTQERLVSSLYRRLFHLIRIAELTSYDIDERRLSHYLDEFNEWAGQPSSPGMEELVSMVGPESAGAKAAHAAMASLDQDALTKAQLIVFAEARRNKNLIIYAINQFEDYLAANEEQIWKNSKLRDPFWLYNPGLQEEE, encoded by the coding sequence ATGTCAAAAGAGATACAAAAAACAGCGCTTCGCCTGCCAAAAGCCTTACATACCAAGCTCCTTAAGGCAACCGAAGGATCTGGCCGCTCAATGAAGCGCGAAATCATCGCTCGCCTCTCCGAATCATTCGAACAGAAGAGCGATGAACCTGAGTTCACCGATGCCCTTGATGCAGTAAAGATGACCCAAGAGCGCTTGGTGTCATCTCTTTACCGACGTCTTTTTCATCTCATTCGGATTGCTGAACTCACGTCATATGACATTGATGAGCGCAGATTAAGCCACTACTTGGATGAATTCAATGAATGGGCGGGGCAGCCGTCGTCACCAGGCATGGAAGAGTTAGTTTCGATGGTTGGCCCTGAGAGTGCAGGAGCAAAAGCAGCCCACGCTGCAATGGCGTCACTTGACCAAGACGCATTAACCAAAGCCCAACTAATTGTTTTTGCTGAAGCTAGAAGGAACAAAAATCTGATCATCTACGCCATCAATCAGTTTGAGGACTACCTTGCCGCCAATGAAGAGCAAATCTGGAAAAACTCAAAATTGCGCGATCCGTTCTGGCTCTACAATCCAGGTCTTCAAGAGGAAGAATAG
- a CDS encoding hemerythrin family protein, whose product MPIVTWCDEYSVNVEEIDIQHQKMLELVNHLHSAVEARIDKNDLKTLLVDLVEFTRLHFSTEEQLMKKHDYPGFAKHHREHRILLQHLGHLVTAVSNGEYPTFYSDYDVSNDWALLHITDFDISLGAFLNSKNVY is encoded by the coding sequence ATGCCGATCGTTACCTGGTGTGATGAATATAGTGTCAATGTCGAGGAAATAGATATTCAGCATCAGAAGATGCTTGAACTTGTAAATCATCTACACTCTGCAGTGGAAGCCCGTATCGATAAAAATGATCTAAAGACTTTGTTGGTTGATCTGGTGGAATTTACGAGATTGCATTTCTCAACTGAAGAGCAGTTGATGAAAAAACATGATTATCCTGGATTTGCAAAGCATCATCGAGAGCACAGAATATTACTTCAGCATCTGGGCCATCTGGTGACTGCTGTATCAAATGGGGAGTATCCTACCTTTTACTCCGACTATGATGTTTCCAATGATTGGGCACTGCTCCATATAACTGATTTTGATATAAGCTTGGGTGCTTTTCTGAATTCCAAGAACGTTTATTGA
- a CDS encoding type II toxin-antitoxin system RelE/ParE family toxin — protein MTYELRFMPEALTEWHDLDQSIQGPIKNKLEKVLENPIRPAARLFGMPDCYEIKLRGSGYRLVNHVDQEEVVILVLSVGKRVRNRAYKTAKKRLVE, from the coding sequence ATGACCTATGAACTGAGATTCATGCCAGAGGCACTGACCGAATGGCACGATCTCGACCAAAGCATTCAGGGTCCAATCAAAAACAAACTTGAGAAAGTCCTCGAAAACCCTATCCGACCCGCCGCCCGGCTGTTTGGAATGCCAGATTGTTACGAGATCAAACTGCGCGGCTCAGGTTACCGGCTGGTCAATCACGTAGATCAGGAAGAAGTCGTTATCTTGGTCCTCTCCGTAGGTAAACGCGTGAGAAATCGAGCTTACAAGACGGCCAAAAAACGACTTGTCGAATAA
- a CDS encoding type II toxin-antitoxin system prevent-host-death family antitoxin: protein MPHAILADVVGSISELKRNPSKFVSAGHGEPVTVFNRDTPEFYCVPAELFEEMMGRLDDIELAAIARERLSRADEAIPVSLDDL, encoded by the coding sequence ATGCCACACGCAATTCTTGCCGATGTGGTCGGCTCAATTTCCGAACTAAAGCGTAATCCCTCCAAGTTTGTCTCGGCGGGGCACGGTGAACCTGTGACTGTTTTCAACCGCGATACACCCGAGTTCTATTGCGTACCAGCCGAACTTTTTGAAGAGATGATGGGGCGTCTGGACGATATCGAACTTGCCGCCATCGCCCGTGAGCGCTTGAGTCGTGCTGATGAGGCCATTCCAGTTTCACTAGATGACCTATGA
- the rpoD gene encoding RNA polymerase sigma factor RpoD, translating to MNQETQQSQLKQLIAKGKEQGFLTYAEVNDHLPEGIVEPEQIEDIVRMINDMGITVHETAPDLEDNNLSDNAVSTDEDAAEEAAAALASVDSEFGRTTDPVRMYMREMGTVELLTREGELRIAKRIEDGLIQVSAALATFPITIDLLATRLENIEAGETRMADVTNGFIDLDEINEIPTPASIAAKNKAREEAKEAREANGEEEEEPENTGPDPEEVAAKTKELRKGYKALCTTLKKNGRASAKTQKTVDKVVESFLVFKLVPNTFNLLVNTLRSSIVRIRAQERIIMGLCVDRARMPRKEFIVSFPDNETNLDWIHDQIKSGKGYSEALEEHADEILRSQKRLLTLETECMLTIGEIKEVNRKMSIGEAKARRAKKEMVEANLRLVISIAKKYTNRGLQFLDLIQEGNIGLMKAVDKFEYRRGYKFSTYATWWIRQAITRSIADQARTIRIPVHMIETINKLNRISRQMIQEMGREATPEELAVRMEMPEDKIRKVLKIAKEPISMETPIGDDEDSHLGDFIEDSGVVSPVESATAEGLGEATQNMLGGLTGREAKVLRMRFGIDMNTDHTLEEVGKQFDVTRERIRQIEAKALRKLRHPSRSDRLRSFLDNE from the coding sequence ATGAATCAGGAAACACAGCAATCCCAGCTAAAACAACTGATTGCAAAGGGTAAGGAACAGGGATTCCTGACCTACGCGGAAGTTAACGATCACCTGCCCGAAGGCATTGTCGAGCCGGAACAGATCGAAGATATCGTGCGTATGATCAACGACATGGGGATCACCGTCCACGAAACCGCCCCCGACCTCGAAGACAACAACCTCAGCGACAACGCCGTCTCCACCGACGAAGACGCCGCCGAGGAGGCCGCTGCCGCCCTCGCCAGTGTCGACAGTGAATTTGGCCGCACGACCGATCCAGTCCGCATGTATATGCGGGAGATGGGCACCGTAGAACTGCTGACGCGCGAGGGCGAACTCCGTATCGCCAAGCGCATCGAGGACGGTCTCATCCAGGTCTCTGCCGCGCTCGCCACCTTCCCTATCACCATTGACCTGCTGGCAACCAGACTGGAGAACATTGAGGCTGGCGAAACCCGCATGGCGGATGTTACCAACGGCTTCATCGACCTGGACGAAATTAACGAGATCCCCACCCCTGCCAGCATCGCTGCCAAAAACAAGGCCAGGGAGGAAGCAAAAGAAGCAAGAGAGGCAAATGGCGAAGAGGAGGAAGAACCGGAAAATACCGGCCCCGACCCTGAAGAGGTCGCCGCCAAAACGAAAGAGCTGCGCAAGGGCTACAAAGCACTCTGCACCACATTGAAGAAAAACGGCAGGGCCAGCGCCAAAACCCAGAAGACTGTGGATAAAGTCGTTGAGAGTTTTCTTGTATTCAAGCTGGTACCCAACACATTTAACCTGCTGGTCAATACACTGCGCAGCTCCATCGTGCGCATCCGTGCCCAGGAAAGAATCATCATGGGCCTGTGCGTCGACAGAGCCCGCATGCCCCGCAAAGAGTTTATCGTCTCTTTCCCGGACAACGAGACCAACCTGGACTGGATCCACGACCAGATCAAAAGCGGCAAAGGCTATTCAGAGGCACTGGAAGAGCACGCAGACGAGATTCTGCGGTCACAGAAACGCCTCCTTACCCTGGAAACCGAATGCATGCTGACAATCGGCGAGATCAAAGAGGTAAACCGCAAAATGTCCATCGGCGAGGCAAAGGCACGCCGCGCCAAGAAGGAGATGGTGGAAGCCAACCTGCGGCTGGTCATCTCCATCGCCAAGAAATACACCAACCGCGGCCTGCAGTTCCTCGACCTGATCCAGGAGGGCAACATCGGCCTGATGAAGGCGGTGGACAAATTCGAATATCGTCGCGGTTACAAATTCTCCACCTACGCCACTTGGTGGATTCGCCAGGCTATCACCCGCTCCATTGCGGACCAGGCCCGCACGATCCGCATCCCGGTGCACATGATTGAAACCATCAACAAACTCAACCGCATCTCCCGTCAGATGATCCAAGAGATGGGCCGGGAAGCCACTCCCGAAGAGTTGGCAGTACGCATGGAGATGCCTGAAGACAAGATCCGTAAAGTATTGAAGATCGCCAAGGAACCGATCTCTATGGAGACCCCCATCGGCGATGACGAGGACTCCCACCTCGGCGACTTCATCGAAGACTCCGGCGTTGTCTCACCGGTTGAGTCTGCGACTGCTGAAGGTCTCGGCGAAGCAACCCAAAACATGCTGGGGGGCCTCACCGGACGCGAAGCAAAAGTCCTGCGCATGCGCTTCGGCATCGACATGAACACCGACCACACCCTGGAGGAGGTCGGCAAACAGTTCGACGTCACCCGCGAGCGTATCCGACAGATCGAAGCCAAGGCCCTGCGCAAACTGCGTCACCCTTCCCGCTCCGACCGACTGCGCAGCTTCCTGGACAACGAATAG
- a CDS encoding DNA primase, whose protein sequence is MAGRIPPQFIDDLLTRVNIVDVVNHRVPLKKAGRDYQACCPFHDEKTPSFTVSAEKQFYHCFGCGAHGSAIGFLMEYDNLGFVEAVEDLAGMAGLEVPREAGVSQGPDLRPLYDLLEKSADFYRSQLREHPLASQAVQYLKNRGLSGEIAAAFGIGYAPPGWDNLLKHFGTDEQTIGKLRETGLISEPDDKRYDRFRNRIIFPIRDQRGRTIGFGGRVLDDSTPKYLNSPETPLFHKGRELYGLYEAKQALRKIERLLVVEGYMDVVALTQFGIRNAVATLGTATTPEHLELIFRTCPEVVFCFDGDRAGRDAAWKALQTALPVMREGREARFLFLPDGEDPDTLIRKEGSEAFDLRLDQAQPLSNFLLENLASQVQMDTIDGRARLAELARPLLEKLPPGIFRRMMYQQLEQTVGLQSGTLSNSANPPQPGKRPPASGGEYRKQRPKLISNAIALLLDMPAVAPIAKEVSDDWKNWDTPGISLLHELLEIIYTHPTLNKATLLERWRDRDEYRHLAKIAARRFDFPGMDHEAEFHDVLNRLVDQYRKANALAPRNAPLSEMSEELSELRQRFPGKIEADDDNE, encoded by the coding sequence ATGGCAGGAAGAATCCCCCCTCAATTTATCGATGACCTGCTCACGCGCGTGAATATCGTCGACGTGGTCAACCACCGCGTCCCTCTGAAAAAAGCCGGCAGAGACTACCAAGCCTGCTGCCCCTTCCACGACGAAAAGACCCCCTCCTTCACCGTCAGTGCCGAAAAACAGTTCTATCACTGCTTCGGTTGCGGCGCCCACGGCTCCGCCATCGGCTTTCTGATGGAGTATGACAACCTGGGTTTCGTCGAAGCCGTCGAGGACCTCGCGGGCATGGCGGGCCTGGAAGTCCCCAGAGAGGCTGGAGTCTCACAAGGGCCGGATCTGCGACCGCTCTACGATCTGCTTGAAAAGTCGGCTGACTTCTATCGCAGTCAACTGCGCGAACATCCCCTGGCCTCACAGGCGGTCCAGTACCTGAAAAACAGGGGTCTGAGCGGCGAGATCGCTGCCGCCTTCGGCATCGGTTACGCCCCGCCCGGCTGGGACAACCTGCTGAAACATTTTGGCACCGATGAACAGACCATCGGCAAACTGCGCGAAACCGGGCTCATCTCGGAACCCGACGACAAACGTTACGACCGTTTCCGCAACCGAATAATCTTCCCCATTCGAGACCAGCGCGGCCGAACCATCGGCTTTGGCGGGCGCGTGCTGGACGACAGCACACCCAAATACCTCAATTCACCGGAAACACCCCTGTTCCATAAAGGCCGCGAACTCTATGGGCTTTATGAGGCCAAGCAGGCACTGCGTAAGATCGAACGTCTACTGGTGGTCGAAGGTTACATGGATGTGGTTGCCCTGACCCAGTTCGGCATTCGCAATGCCGTGGCCACATTGGGCACCGCCACCACGCCGGAACATCTGGAGCTGATCTTTCGCACCTGTCCTGAGGTGGTCTTCTGTTTCGATGGCGACCGAGCGGGACGCGATGCTGCCTGGAAGGCGCTACAAACTGCCCTGCCAGTGATGCGCGAGGGGCGCGAAGCCCGTTTCCTCTTCCTGCCGGACGGCGAAGACCCCGATACCCTGATCCGCAAGGAGGGTAGCGAAGCGTTCGACCTGCGTCTGGATCAGGCACAGCCACTCTCAAACTTCCTGCTCGAGAATCTGGCATCCCAGGTTCAAATGGACACCATCGATGGCCGCGCCCGGCTGGCGGAACTGGCAAGACCCCTGCTGGAGAAACTGCCTCCCGGCATCTTTCGTCGCATGATGTATCAGCAACTGGAGCAGACAGTGGGTCTGCAGAGCGGCACTCTTAGCAATAGCGCCAATCCGCCCCAACCCGGCAAGCGCCCTCCCGCATCGGGCGGAGAGTATAGGAAACAGCGACCCAAACTGATCAGCAACGCCATAGCCCTGTTGCTCGACATGCCAGCCGTGGCACCGATAGCAAAAGAAGTGTCCGACGACTGGAAAAACTGGGATACACCGGGAATCTCTCTACTGCATGAATTACTTGAAATTATCTATACCCATCCTACGCTTAATAAAGCAACACTACTCGAACGCTGGCGTGATCGGGACGAGTACCGCCATCTGGCGAAAATTGCGGCACGCCGGTTTGATTTTCCAGGCATGGATCATGAAGCGGAGTTTCATGACGTACTGAACAGGCTTGTCGATCAATACAGAAAAGCCAATGCATTGGCGCCAAGGAACGCGCCGCTCAGTGAGATGTCTGAAGAGCTGTCGGAGCTTAGACAAAGATTTCCCGGCAAAATCGAGGCCGACGATGACAATGAATAG
- a CDS encoding GatB/YqeY domain-containing protein gives MLKQRILDDVKTAMKAKDKPRLGTLRLITAAIKQREVDERIELDDAKVLTILDKMIKQRRDSISQYEKAGRAELADQEQREIEVIQDYLPEGLSDAEISTMIDEAISATGASAMQDMGKVMGQLKPKMQGRADMGKVSGLVKQKLAG, from the coding sequence ATGTTGAAACAACGGATTCTGGATGATGTAAAGACCGCCATGAAGGCGAAGGACAAGCCACGGCTTGGCACCCTTCGCCTGATCACTGCGGCGATCAAGCAGCGCGAAGTCGACGAGCGTATCGAGCTTGACGACGCAAAGGTGCTGACCATCCTGGACAAGATGATCAAACAGCGCCGGGATTCGATCAGTCAGTATGAAAAGGCTGGACGTGCCGAACTGGCCGACCAGGAACAGCGCGAAATCGAGGTCATTCAGGACTATCTGCCGGAGGGCCTGAGCGACGCAGAGATTTCCACAATGATCGACGAGGCCATCAGCGCCACAGGCGCCAGCGCCATGCAGGACATGGGCAAGGTGATGGGTCAGTTGAAGCCAAAAATGCAGGGCCGCGCCGACATGGGCAAGGTCAGCGGACTGGTAAAGCAGAAACTGGCCGGCTGA
- the rpsU gene encoding 30S ribosomal protein S21: protein MPNVRVKENEPFEVAMRRFKRSCEKAGVLAEVRRREFYEKPTWERKRKAAAAVKRHLKKVSRENRRWERQY from the coding sequence ATGCCCAACGTACGCGTCAAAGAGAACGAACCTTTCGAAGTTGCCATGCGCCGTTTCAAGCGCTCCTGCGAGAAGGCCGGCGTCCTCGCCGAAGTCCGTCGCCGCGAGTTCTACGAAAAACCCACTTGGGAGCGCAAGCGCAAGGCTGCAGCAGCAGTCAAGCGTCACCTGAAGAAGGTCTCGCGCGAGAACCGTCGCTGGGAACGCCAGTACTGA